A portion of the Algisphaera agarilytica genome contains these proteins:
- a CDS encoding SPFH domain-containing protein, which produces MADEPQEQEQEQAQDQGLPPAPPREEPSVQAIDPAQQSLADALRVSFGLLRLVMVVLVVVYLCSGIYQVPEQKEAVVTRFGKIVTDSAGKATKDRGLHFGWPFPIDNVILVPVNERTIDISQAFVYEGEGGSRPLNPDKDGSLITGDANLVHARFNAGYRISDPVAFLANFGDPEGVTSERLSVRGGAETIYVDANLTGLQIADALVTNMVEQGVVHAVASQPVVALIGSSLDSDQARAIAQAKLDELAVGITLTNITMRLPEMPQSVADAYQLVAQAEATRATRINEAESDRTKLLGEAAGKGALPVRGQDGPLVQLLKEYEIATTLDDTERIAELDTQLSEVFRSLTVTGDDGESLPIGGETATIINNAQIQRSQIAQRLKTEAETVLELKEAFEKDPELFKQRRWQYVLREVFSEDSGIELFYANSGQRIHLDVNRDPNIARTKERDRLESEIEQAKEDKRAGR; this is translated from the coding sequence ATGGCTGACGAACCCCAAGAACAAGAACAAGAACAAGCACAGGACCAAGGCCTGCCTCCCGCGCCGCCGCGCGAAGAGCCCTCCGTCCAAGCGATCGACCCCGCCCAACAGTCGCTGGCCGACGCGCTGCGCGTCAGCTTCGGCCTGCTCCGGCTGGTGATGGTCGTCCTGGTGGTCGTTTACCTGTGCAGCGGGATCTACCAGGTCCCCGAGCAGAAAGAGGCGGTGGTCACCCGCTTCGGCAAGATCGTCACCGACTCGGCCGGAAAGGCGACCAAAGACCGTGGCCTTCACTTCGGCTGGCCCTTCCCGATCGACAACGTCATCCTCGTTCCCGTCAACGAGCGGACCATCGATATTTCGCAGGCTTTTGTCTACGAGGGGGAAGGCGGGAGCCGTCCGCTCAATCCCGATAAGGACGGCTCGCTGATCACCGGCGACGCCAACCTGGTCCACGCCCGGTTCAACGCCGGCTACCGCATCTCCGACCCCGTTGCCTTCCTGGCCAATTTCGGTGACCCGGAAGGCGTCACCAGCGAACGCCTCAGCGTTCGTGGCGGCGCCGAGACGATCTACGTTGACGCCAACCTCACCGGCCTGCAGATCGCCGATGCCCTGGTCACCAACATGGTCGAACAAGGGGTGGTCCACGCCGTAGCAAGCCAGCCGGTCGTTGCCCTGATCGGCAGCAGCCTCGACAGCGATCAAGCCCGCGCGATCGCCCAAGCCAAGCTCGACGAGTTGGCGGTCGGCATCACGTTGACCAACATCACCATGCGGCTACCGGAGATGCCGCAATCCGTGGCGGACGCCTACCAACTCGTGGCCCAGGCCGAGGCCACACGCGCCACCCGCATCAACGAAGCAGAGTCCGATCGCACCAAGCTGCTGGGCGAAGCCGCGGGCAAGGGGGCGCTGCCAGTACGAGGCCAAGACGGCCCGCTCGTACAGTTGCTCAAGGAATACGAGATCGCCACCACGCTCGACGATACCGAGCGCATCGCCGAACTCGACACCCAGCTCAGCGAGGTCTTCCGCTCCCTGACCGTCACCGGTGACGACGGCGAATCACTGCCCATCGGCGGGGAGACCGCGACGATCATCAACAACGCCCAGATCCAGCGTTCCCAGATCGCGCAGCGTCTCAAGACCGAAGCCGAGACCGTGCTAGAACTCAAAGAAGCATTCGAGAAGGACCCCGAACTCTTCAAGCAGCGCCGCTGGCAGTACGTCCTGCGTGAAGTCTTCAGCGAAGACTCGGGCATCGAGCTGTTCTACGCCAATTCGGGCCAGCGGATCCACCTTGATGTGAACCGCGACCCCAACATCGCTCGTACGAAAGAACGCGACCGACTCGAATCTGAAATCGAGCAAGCGAAGGAAGACAAACGCGCCGGTCGTTGA
- a CDS encoding SPFH domain-containing protein, with amino-acid sequence MRKLTTLLIAAIICVVLVLYMFFFQVSFDERAVITTFAKAERPVYAEDGVTIVEANSLIIEPGIRPKLPWPIQKVYRYPTKVQLLEQELSQLQTADENSIVLKTYVTWRISDPYQFFVALQNVEQAKDRIGTQMQDLKGEFSNYRFDQMVNTDLDALALDEIESTITELLRQRIIDLDYGIDIEQVGIRRILFPEATTEKVFERMRSTRQRLAASAEQEGENQATAIRSEAERVKGQILSFANAEAERIKAEGIREGTKNYSLFAENPELAIFLSKVDTLKKTLPGSTLILDANAMQFMDLLITPESDASQEGGDE; translated from the coding sequence ATGCGAAAACTCACCACCCTCCTCATCGCCGCGATCATCTGTGTTGTGCTCGTGCTGTACATGTTCTTCTTCCAGGTCAGCTTCGACGAGCGTGCCGTCATCACGACCTTCGCCAAGGCCGAGCGCCCGGTCTACGCCGAGGACGGCGTAACGATCGTCGAGGCCAACAGCCTGATTATCGAGCCGGGCATCCGCCCCAAGCTGCCCTGGCCGATCCAGAAGGTCTACCGCTACCCGACCAAGGTGCAGCTGCTCGAACAAGAGCTCTCGCAACTCCAGACCGCGGACGAAAATTCGATCGTTCTCAAGACCTACGTCACCTGGCGGATCTCCGACCCGTACCAGTTCTTCGTCGCGCTGCAGAACGTAGAGCAGGCCAAGGACCGGATCGGCACACAGATGCAGGACCTCAAAGGCGAGTTCTCTAACTACCGCTTCGACCAGATGGTCAACACCGACCTCGACGCCCTGGCCCTCGACGAGATCGAAAGCACCATCACCGAATTGCTCCGCCAGCGGATCATTGACTTGGATTACGGTATCGATATCGAACAGGTCGGCATCCGCCGTATCCTCTTCCCCGAAGCCACCACCGAAAAAGTCTTCGAGCGGATGCGCTCCACCCGCCAGCGTCTGGCCGCCAGCGCCGAGCAAGAAGGCGAGAACCAAGCCACCGCGATCCGTTCCGAGGCCGAGCGCGTCAAGGGCCAGATCCTGAGCTTCGCCAACGCCGAGGCCGAGCGCATCAAGGCCGAGGGTATCCGAGAAGGCACCAAGAACTACAGCCTCTTCGCCGAGAACCCCGAGCTGGCGATCTTCCTGTCCAAGGTCGACACCCTCAAGAAGACCCTGCCCGGCTCGACGCTGATCCTCGACGCCAACGCCATGCAGTTCATGGACCTGTTGATCACCCCCGAAAGCGACGCCTCGCAAGAAGGTGGTGACGAGTAA
- a CDS encoding SPFH domain-containing protein, with the protein MPLGPAQELTDDQQTYGRASSAALLGLGTQLVFVIIVAGMGLYGQSRSFHAATWYLIGGLPIWMMLWLLYNQHRLERVEALEAEQLAQEDARAAALFDEAGHNLATARKRLGNFYKWGLNAVSIAVAVYLVGVGLILFFSNWNLIDTVDGAKDYRRLFDGAMGNPFTNPWMLVGFTALLSFLGFLVARYIAGMTRVESWQLLRGGAAYLIGNVLAIMLLGIAVVFAVVTKSNGVLASLALIIPVLMIVLGIETLLAFIFGIYRPRKANEVVRPAFDSRLLGWLTSPESLGKIVSETLNYQFGFEITKSWFYVLLGRALTPLILAGVLILIGLTSIVIVAPNQKAVITSRGELVRIADPGVSFKMPWPIGRAKKVDVERSQQIVIGAYEESKRIPGMAMLWTSAHIEGKEEYFATAPTVIDDPSIRQSVEQELQGLESFDGDDPLEAGTSRLGSLVSLQAIVTYNIGDLEAYVSENAPSRPEQLLAAIAQRHLNAIVGTQQIDNLIGSGRIEIGQELLELIRNDVSAYGINVQNVSLYDVHPPREGEVAAAFLQQVNALQSQKTAIENAQRDAIGILSSAAGSRAEALRAEKAIQELTKLRQQRQAEENSDELDQEILEQETRINRLIDQAGGEAARILADARQERWKVALVENSESSRFAFELAAFNLAPDYFKSRHYLNAIAESFGQSNRRVISTVPITDDSTIRLNLEEANTATEFFNPE; encoded by the coding sequence ATGCCCCTCGGACCTGCTCAAGAATTGACCGACGACCAACAGACCTACGGCCGGGCCAGCTCGGCAGCGCTGCTGGGCCTCGGCACTCAACTCGTGTTTGTGATCATCGTGGCGGGCATGGGCCTGTACGGCCAGTCGCGCTCCTTCCACGCCGCGACGTGGTACCTCATCGGCGGCCTGCCGATCTGGATGATGCTCTGGCTGCTCTACAACCAGCACCGCCTCGAACGCGTCGAAGCGCTGGAGGCCGAGCAGCTCGCCCAGGAAGACGCCCGCGCCGCGGCCCTCTTCGACGAGGCCGGCCACAACCTCGCCACCGCCCGTAAGCGTCTGGGCAACTTCTACAAATGGGGGCTCAACGCGGTCTCCATCGCTGTCGCGGTCTACCTCGTGGGCGTGGGCCTCATCCTGTTCTTCAGCAACTGGAACCTGATCGACACCGTCGATGGAGCCAAAGACTACCGGCGTCTGTTCGATGGCGCGATGGGCAACCCCTTCACCAATCCCTGGATGCTGGTGGGTTTTACCGCGTTGCTGTCCTTCCTGGGGTTCCTGGTCGCTCGGTACATCGCGGGCATGACGCGGGTCGAGTCGTGGCAACTGCTCCGCGGCGGAGCGGCCTACCTCATCGGCAACGTCCTCGCGATCATGCTGCTGGGCATCGCGGTTGTGTTCGCCGTTGTCACCAAAAGCAACGGCGTGCTCGCTTCGCTCGCGCTGATCATCCCCGTGTTGATGATCGTGCTGGGCATCGAAACGCTGCTGGCGTTCATCTTCGGCATCTATCGCCCCCGCAAGGCCAATGAAGTCGTCCGCCCGGCATTCGACTCGCGTTTGCTGGGTTGGCTGACGAGCCCCGAATCGTTGGGCAAGATCGTCTCCGAAACGCTGAACTACCAATTCGGCTTCGAAATCACCAAGAGCTGGTTCTATGTCCTGCTCGGCCGGGCCCTGACGCCGCTGATCCTGGCGGGCGTGTTGATCCTGATCGGGCTGACCAGCATCGTCATCGTCGCCCCCAACCAGAAGGCGGTGATCACCAGCCGGGGTGAACTGGTCCGCATCGCCGACCCCGGCGTGAGTTTCAAGATGCCTTGGCCGATCGGCCGAGCGAAGAAAGTCGACGTCGAGCGGTCGCAGCAGATCGTGATCGGTGCCTACGAAGAATCCAAACGCATCCCCGGCATGGCCATGCTCTGGACCTCAGCACACATCGAGGGCAAAGAAGAGTACTTCGCCACCGCTCCGACGGTCATTGACGACCCCTCAATCCGTCAAAGCGTCGAGCAGGAGCTGCAAGGCCTCGAATCGTTTGACGGCGACGATCCGCTCGAAGCGGGAACCTCGCGCTTGGGCAGCCTCGTCTCTCTGCAGGCCATCGTCACTTACAACATCGGTGACCTCGAAGCCTATGTCTCCGAGAATGCACCCAGCCGCCCCGAGCAGCTGCTCGCCGCGATTGCTCAGCGCCACCTCAACGCCATCGTCGGCACTCAGCAAATCGATAATCTCATCGGGTCCGGCCGCATCGAGATCGGCCAAGAACTCTTGGAACTGATCCGCAACGATGTATCCGCCTACGGCATCAACGTGCAAAACGTCTCGCTTTACGACGTCCACCCGCCCCGCGAAGGGGAAGTCGCGGCGGCCTTCCTGCAGCAGGTCAACGCCCTGCAGTCGCAGAAGACCGCGATCGAAAACGCTCAGCGTGACGCCATCGGCATCCTCAGCAGCGCTGCGGGTTCGCGGGCCGAGGCCCTGCGAGCCGAGAAAGCGATCCAGGAACTGACCAAGCTCCGTCAGCAGCGCCAAGCCGAGGAAAACTCGGACGAACTCGACCAGGAAATCCTTGAACAAGAGACCCGGATCAACCGCCTGATCGATCAGGCCGGTGGCGAAGCGGCCCGCATCCTCGCCGACGCCCGCCAGGAACGTTGGAAGGTCGCCTTGGTCGAGAACTCCGAGTCCAGCCGATTCGCTTTCGAGCTCGCCGCGTTTAACCTTGCTCCGGACTATTTCAAGTCCCGTCATTACCTCAACGCGATCGCCGAGTCCTTCGGCCAGAGCAACCGTCGGGTGATCTCGACCGTGCCCATCACCGACGACTCGACCATCCGCCTGAACCTCGAAGAGGCCAACACCGCGACCGAGTTCTTCAACCCCGAATAG
- a CDS encoding ABC transporter ATP-binding protein, with translation MTQLATETSPSSATSTSHEHLIQCARLTKVFKDFWLRDRVTAVNNIDLDVRRGEVFGLLGPNGSGKSTTIKMILGLLHPTSGIVSVFGKPARDVSVKKNIGYLPEESYLYRFLNARETLEYYGKLFHQDRRKRQQRIDMLLEMVGLDKVQRRPIGEYSKGMQRRIGLAQALINDPQLLILDEPTTGLDPIGTRQIKDLILRLRDTGKTVLLCSHLLSDVEDVTDRAAIMFGGKVRRSGTIEELLASEDQTTVTMPTLSSVDTEKLVAALEAMGVTEVQVKQSRQKLESLFLDIVHQAQAEGVKTAGAGNAGQVAAFLTEAEERSAHMPEDTDAAKVLDQLTSVTPVEPVSTPDPEPAPVAPEKAAADDVLSGLTGEKPQEPEPKTEAKPTPPPASPNKPSAKADQSVLDDLLG, from the coding sequence ATGACCCAACTCGCCACTGAAACCTCGCCCTCCTCGGCCACCAGCACCTCGCACGAGCACCTCATCCAGTGTGCGCGGTTGACTAAGGTGTTCAAGGACTTCTGGCTGCGCGACCGGGTTACGGCGGTGAACAACATCGACCTCGATGTCCGCCGCGGCGAAGTCTTCGGCCTGCTCGGCCCCAACGGCTCGGGCAAGTCCACCACCATCAAGATGATCCTCGGCCTGCTCCACCCGACCTCGGGCATCGTCTCGGTGTTCGGCAAGCCCGCCCGCGACGTGTCCGTGAAGAAGAACATCGGCTACCTCCCCGAAGAGTCCTACCTCTACCGGTTCCTCAACGCCCGGGAGACGCTCGAGTACTACGGAAAGCTTTTCCACCAGGACCGACGTAAACGCCAGCAACGCATCGACATGCTGCTCGAAATGGTCGGCCTCGATAAAGTCCAACGCCGACCCATCGGCGAATACTCCAAGGGCATGCAACGACGCATCGGCTTGGCCCAGGCTCTGATCAACGACCCGCAGCTGCTGATCCTCGACGAGCCGACCACCGGGCTTGACCCGATCGGTACCCGCCAGATCAAAGACCTGATCCTCCGGCTCCGCGACACCGGCAAGACCGTCCTGCTCTGCTCGCACCTGCTCTCGGACGTCGAAGACGTCACCGACCGCGCCGCGATCATGTTTGGCGGCAAGGTGCGTCGCTCCGGCACCATCGAGGAGTTGCTGGCGAGCGAAGACCAGACCACCGTCACCATGCCGACGCTGTCGAGCGTGGACACCGAAAAGCTTGTGGCGGCGCTCGAAGCCATGGGCGTGACCGAGGTGCAGGTCAAGCAGTCGCGTCAGAAACTCGAGTCGCTGTTCCTGGACATCGTGCACCAGGCTCAGGCCGAGGGCGTCAAGACCGCCGGCGCAGGCAACGCCGGCCAGGTCGCCGCGTTCCTCACCGAGGCCGAGGAGCGTTCGGCCCACATGCCCGAAGACACCGACGCGGCGAAGGTCCTCGACCAACTCACGTCGGTCACGCCGGTCGAACCCGTATCCACGCCCGATCCCGAACCCGCCCCGGTGGCACCGGAGAAGGCCGCGGCCGACGACGTACTCTCCGGCCTGACCGGCGAGAAGCCCCAAGAACCCGAACCCAAAACCGAAGCCAAGCCCACACCCCCGCCCGCTTCGCCGAACAAGCCTTCGGCGAAGGCGGACCAGTCCGTGTTGGATGACCTGCTGGGGTAA